The Pelosinus sp. IPA-1 genome contains a region encoding:
- a CDS encoding aspartate ammonia-lyase — translation MHLEHDFLGEMEVPDNVYYGVQTLRAMENFKITGQKLDSDFISSMAIVKKAAAKANMLTGRLDKIIGEAIIAAADEIISGKLHDQFCVDPIQGGAGTSVNMNMNEVLSNRALELIGEEKGNYERISPNNHANMAQSTNDAFPTAIKVCTIRKGRILVATLQELAAALDEKAIEFKDVLKMGRTHLQDAVPITMGQEFAAYASSVRRGAGRVEDVLRRLYTVNMGATAVGTGLNAEPEYISEVAKQLSQMTQEPFVTAADLVDATNNTDVFADVSGAMKITALALIKIANDFRMMASGPRCGLNELDLPARQPGSSIMPGKVNPVIPEVLNQTCYQVIGNDLAVTLGVENGQFELNVMEPVMAFNIFNSMTYLTNAIDTFSRLCVKGVKAKKEQCEAWLEGSVGIVTALLPHIGYENSSMLAKEAYKTGRPVRELIIKKKLLTREAMDIILSPEEMTQPGIAGKKLVNM, via the coding sequence ATGCATTTAGAACACGATTTTTTAGGTGAAATGGAAGTTCCCGACAATGTCTATTATGGTGTACAGACACTTCGAGCTATGGAAAATTTTAAGATTACAGGTCAGAAATTGGATTCGGATTTTATAAGTTCAATGGCAATTGTAAAGAAAGCAGCGGCAAAAGCCAATATGCTTACGGGCCGTTTGGATAAAATCATTGGGGAGGCCATTATTGCAGCTGCTGATGAAATTATTAGTGGGAAGTTACATGATCAATTTTGTGTTGATCCAATTCAAGGCGGTGCCGGTACGTCTGTAAATATGAATATGAATGAAGTGCTTTCTAATCGTGCATTGGAGTTAATCGGTGAGGAAAAAGGCAATTATGAACGTATTTCACCAAATAATCATGCCAATATGGCACAGTCAACAAATGATGCATTCCCAACTGCTATTAAGGTTTGCACAATTCGTAAAGGCCGTATTCTAGTTGCCACACTTCAAGAATTGGCGGCAGCCTTAGATGAGAAGGCAATCGAATTTAAGGACGTTCTCAAAATGGGTCGAACGCATCTGCAAGATGCAGTACCAATTACCATGGGACAAGAATTTGCAGCTTATGCTTCTTCTGTTCGACGTGGTGCTGGACGCGTGGAGGATGTACTGCGTCGTTTATATACGGTGAATATGGGAGCTACAGCTGTTGGTACTGGACTCAATGCAGAGCCTGAATATATTAGTGAAGTAGCTAAGCAATTATCCCAAATGACGCAAGAACCATTTGTAACAGCTGCTGATCTAGTCGATGCTACGAATAATACAGATGTTTTTGCCGATGTGTCAGGCGCAATGAAAATTACGGCCTTGGCTCTTATTAAAATAGCAAATGATTTTAGAATGATGGCTTCCGGTCCGAGATGTGGACTTAATGAATTGGATTTGCCAGCGCGTCAGCCTGGTTCATCCATTATGCCTGGCAAAGTAAATCCGGTGATTCCAGAGGTATTAAATCAGACTTGCTATCAGGTTATTGGTAATGATTTGGCTGTTACTCTCGGGGTTGAAAATGGACAGTTTGAATTAAATGTAATGGAACCAGTTATGGCATTTAATATTTTCAATTCTATGACCTACTTGACGAATGCTATTGATACATTTAGCAGATTATGTGTTAAAGGCGTAAAAGCAAAAAAAGAGCAATGTGAAGCATGGTTAGAGGGAAGTGTTGGTATTGTTACAGCACTATTACCTCATATTGGCTATGAAAATTCCTCAATGTTGGCTAAAGAAGCTTATAAGACTGGACGACCAGTAAGGGAACTCATTATCAAGAAAAAATTGTTGACTAGAGAGGCGATGGATATTATCTTGTCGCCAGAGGAAATGACTCAACCAGGTATTGCTGGTAAAAAGTTAGTAAATATGTAA
- a CDS encoding DeoR/GlpR family DNA-binding transcription regulator translates to MKEDRISALQNHLRKNGRASIEELCSLFSISKNTIRRDIKELEKQNYIKKVYGGVILNDTKTTEPFESREVKNKDEKQEIGSLASNLVEDGDIIYIDSGTTTMCMIPHLAARKNLTIITNNLHVITSSLPFSNLNIICTGGTFLRRTNSFIGIEAVNSLKQYNISKSFVATTGLSIEKGLTNSSSFEYDIKRYVSENSEQIIVLADNTKFDRVSLMTYYDLKSIQVLVTNKEPDATYKKFFNDYNIKLVIP, encoded by the coding sequence TTGAAAGAAGACCGAATAAGTGCATTACAAAATCATCTTCGCAAAAATGGCAGAGCATCCATTGAAGAGCTTTGCAGCTTGTTTAGTATCTCAAAAAACACGATTAGAAGAGATATTAAAGAACTGGAGAAACAAAATTACATAAAGAAAGTCTATGGTGGAGTTATCTTAAATGACACAAAAACTACAGAACCTTTTGAGTCAAGAGAAGTAAAAAACAAAGATGAAAAACAAGAAATTGGGAGCTTAGCTAGCAATTTAGTTGAGGATGGCGATATTATTTACATCGACTCTGGAACCACTACAATGTGCATGATACCTCATTTAGCGGCACGAAAGAATTTGACTATAATCACAAATAATTTGCATGTAATCACTAGCTCACTTCCCTTCTCTAATCTAAATATAATCTGTACTGGCGGAACTTTTTTAAGAAGAACCAATTCTTTTATTGGCATAGAAGCAGTCAATTCTCTAAAACAATATAATATTTCAAAGTCTTTTGTTGCTACAACTGGGCTCTCAATTGAAAAAGGTCTAACAAATTCCTCATCCTTTGAATATGACATCAAAAGATATGTCTCTGAAAATTCTGAGCAAATCATTGTCTTAGCTGACAATACCAAATTTGATCGTGTCTCCTTAATGACCTACTACGATTTAAAAAGCATTCAAGTTCTTGTAACCAACAAAGAGCCTGATGCTACGTATAAGAAATTCTTTAACGACTATAATATTAAATTGGTTATTCCTTGA
- a CDS encoding transaldolase family protein, giving the protein MCKQQYKSPLQQMAKTTLTDFWNDSCSISELQYALEYGAVGATTNPVIVKEVLKNEIDSYKDRIIELIHEFPTASEDDIVWKLNEEMAVAGAKLLFPIYERTKGQKGRISIQTNTKYYRNTDLMLEQALHFNNLAPNIQVKMPTTKASIKAYEEATYHGVSINGTVSFTVAQAIAVAEAVERGLKRREKEGKDTYMMHPICTIMVGRVDDWLKTVVERDGIILDPGCLEWAGVAVMKNAYKIFKEKGYRTQLLAAAYRNHHQWSEFIGGEMSLTIPAKWIKRFNASDISVVNRIDEPVNPIVINQLSKYIPDFNRAYQPNGMSIDEFDNYGAVSKTLLQFLGGYDELVTMIRGIMITPK; this is encoded by the coding sequence ATGTGTAAACAACAGTATAAAAGCCCCTTGCAGCAAATGGCAAAAACGACATTGACTGATTTTTGGAATGACTCCTGCTCAATATCCGAACTTCAATATGCGCTTGAATATGGGGCTGTAGGTGCTACAACCAATCCTGTCATTGTAAAAGAAGTTCTTAAAAATGAGATAGATTCCTATAAGGATAGAATTATTGAACTGATACATGAGTTCCCAACAGCATCAGAAGATGATATTGTATGGAAACTAAACGAAGAAATGGCTGTTGCTGGTGCGAAGTTATTATTTCCAATATATGAAAGAACGAAGGGGCAAAAAGGCAGGATATCGATTCAAACGAATACTAAATATTATCGAAATACTGACCTGATGCTTGAGCAGGCCTTACATTTTAATAATTTAGCACCAAATATACAAGTTAAAATGCCGACTACGAAAGCAAGTATCAAGGCTTATGAAGAAGCTACCTATCATGGCGTAAGTATTAATGGAACCGTTAGCTTTACCGTAGCGCAAGCAATTGCAGTAGCTGAAGCGGTTGAAAGAGGGCTAAAGAGACGGGAAAAAGAGGGTAAAGATACTTATATGATGCATCCAATATGCACAATCATGGTAGGTAGGGTAGATGATTGGCTAAAAACTGTAGTTGAGCGTGATGGAATTATTCTGGATCCAGGGTGTTTAGAGTGGGCTGGTGTTGCTGTAATGAAAAATGCCTACAAAATATTCAAAGAGAAAGGTTATAGAACCCAACTACTAGCTGCGGCATATCGGAACCATCACCAATGGTCAGAATTTATTGGCGGAGAGATGTCTCTAACGATACCTGCTAAATGGATCAAGCGTTTTAATGCTTCCGATATTTCAGTAGTAAATCGTATTGATGAGCCTGTTAATCCTATAGTCATTAACCAATTATCAAAATACATTCCTGATTTCAACAGAGCTTACCAGCCAAACGGAATGAGTATTGATGAGTTTGATAACTACGGTGCTGTAAGTAAAACATTACTACAGTTCCTTGGAGGATATGATGAGTTAGTTACTATGATTCGCGGAATAATGATTACTCCAAAGTAG
- a CDS encoding sugar ABC transporter ATP-binding protein — protein sequence MSEYFLRLKGICKKFPGVSALTDVSLDIKLGEIHALCGENGAGKSTFIKIVTGVYQYSDGEMILEDKVVHFNNTKESFALGITAIYQELSMAPNMTVTENIFLGRELYRGFGLLDYSKMNTLAKKALLELGIDIDVTKPVSNYTMGYQQMIEIARALIANTKLIIMDEPTSSLSNREVDILLENIKKLKEKGIAIIYISHRLEEVFAIADRITVIRDGFKIATLEKEAADEDELIKLMVGRSLEEKFPKNKTVRGDIALKVKNLNIEGLLHDISFELYKGEVIGFAGLVGSGRTELARAIFGADKIDGGIIEIFGKEVKISSPKDAIKNGMAFLTEDRKNQGLILMHDIILNATLTGLPQFYKLGFFIDQRKLNAEVDKMIEDLQIHPNIPTMMTRLLSGGNQQKVVIAKWLCSQAKIFIFDEPTRGIDVGAKVEVYNLINRLVGEGAGVIVISSELPEVMGISDRIMVMNAGHITAELNYLEATPEKILRAATGGISSEYRAN from the coding sequence GTGAGTGAATACTTTTTAAGACTTAAAGGAATATGTAAGAAATTTCCTGGTGTAAGTGCTCTAACAGATGTTAGTTTAGATATTAAGCTTGGCGAGATTCATGCCCTCTGTGGTGAGAATGGGGCGGGAAAATCTACTTTTATTAAAATAGTAACAGGTGTATATCAGTATAGTGATGGTGAAATGATTCTTGAGGATAAAGTAGTTCATTTTAATAATACGAAGGAATCCTTCGCCCTTGGGATTACGGCTATATACCAGGAATTAAGTATGGCACCGAACATGACAGTAACGGAAAATATTTTTTTGGGGCGGGAGTTATATAGAGGATTTGGATTGTTAGACTATTCTAAAATGAATACGTTAGCAAAGAAGGCTTTGTTGGAACTTGGGATTGATATTGATGTGACCAAACCTGTCAGCAATTATACCATGGGATATCAACAAATGATTGAGATTGCTAGGGCATTAATAGCCAATACCAAATTGATTATTATGGATGAACCAACATCCAGTTTGTCCAATCGTGAAGTGGATATCTTACTTGAAAACATAAAAAAACTAAAAGAAAAAGGCATTGCTATTATTTACATTTCCCATCGTTTGGAAGAAGTATTTGCGATTGCTGATCGTATTACCGTTATTCGTGACGGCTTTAAAATTGCAACCTTAGAGAAGGAAGCAGCAGATGAGGATGAACTTATTAAATTAATGGTAGGACGTAGCCTTGAAGAAAAGTTTCCAAAGAACAAAACCGTAAGGGGAGACATTGCTCTGAAGGTTAAAAATCTAAACATTGAAGGATTGCTTCATGATATTTCTTTTGAGTTGTATAAAGGTGAGGTTATTGGATTTGCAGGTCTAGTTGGTTCAGGACGCACCGAATTAGCGCGGGCTATTTTTGGAGCAGACAAAATAGATGGTGGAATTATAGAAATATTTGGGAAAGAGGTAAAAATTAGCAGCCCTAAAGATGCCATTAAGAATGGGATGGCTTTTCTGACTGAAGACCGCAAGAATCAAGGGTTAATCCTAATGCATGATATTATATTAAATGCCACATTGACTGGTTTGCCTCAATTTTATAAATTGGGTTTCTTTATTGATCAAAGAAAGCTAAATGCCGAAGTTGACAAAATGATAGAGGACTTGCAGATTCATCCCAATATACCAACAATGATGACTCGACTGTTATCAGGTGGAAATCAACAGAAAGTCGTTATTGCTAAATGGCTATGTTCACAGGCAAAAATATTTATTTTTGATGAACCTACTCGTGGGATTGATGTGGGTGCTAAAGTTGAGGTTTACAATTTGATTAACCGTCTTGTTGGTGAGGGAGCGGGCGTTATAGTCATTTCCTCAGAGTTACCTGAAGTGATGGGAATAAGTGATCGCATTATGGTAATGAATGCTGGTCATATAACAGCTGAACTAAACTATTTGGAGGCTACGCCAGAAAAAATACTGAGAGCGGCTACAGGGGGGATTAGCAGTGAATACAGGGCTAATTAA